In a genomic window of Methanosarcina horonobensis HB-1 = JCM 15518:
- the fpoB gene encoding F(420)H(2) dehydrogenase subunit B → MGEMKETKTNNSKETPEEEIPGVITTTTSAIHNFLKKTKAQDLINWGRKNSLWFMTQPMGCCGVEMIATGCAHYDTDRFGIIPRNSPRHADVMIISGYVTKKYLPALKRLWDQMPAPKWVIAMGDCSISGGPFYESYSTVQNIDEIFPIDVYIPGCPPRPEALIQGFVELQEKIKAKKDRGTEY, encoded by the coding sequence ATGGGTGAAATGAAGGAGACAAAAACGAATAACTCAAAAGAAACCCCGGAAGAAGAAATCCCTGGCGTTATCACAACAACTACCAGTGCAATCCACAATTTCCTTAAGAAAACCAAGGCTCAGGACCTTATCAACTGGGGGAGGAAAAACTCTCTCTGGTTCATGACCCAGCCAATGGGCTGCTGCGGTGTGGAAATGATTGCTACGGGCTGTGCCCATTATGATACAGACCGTTTCGGTATTATCCCAAGGAACTCTCCAAGGCATGCGGATGTCATGATCATCAGCGGCTATGTGACAAAAAAATACCTGCCAGCCTTAAAGAGGCTCTGGGACCAGATGCCTGCGCCCAAATGGGTTATCGCCATGGGAGACTGTTCAATCAGCGGCGGTCCTTTTTATGAGTCTTATAGCACTGTGCAGAACATCGATGAAATTTTCCCTATCGATGTCTACATTCCGGGATGTCCTCCCAGACCCGAAGCCCTTATCCAGGGATTTGTGGAGCTGCAGGAGAAAATAAAAGCCAAAAAAGACCGGGGAACGGAATACTGA
- the fpoD gene encoding F420H2 dehydrogenase subunit FpoD, whose translation MDEMLGPKEIIGPNEMIVHLGPQHPMQPGPFRLNLRLKGETVMDAEVELGYIHKGIEKILESKTYLQGITIVDRICYLVALTNEECFVGCAEKLLGIEPPERAQYIRVILEELSRLQSHLLGMGEFGEFIGFVSMFMYTIKEREDILTLIDMVTGARITHSYLRFGGVRDDLPAGFKEKALPVLNNLKKVISDYEEMFNSDRIYRERTVGVGILTADVAKSLGVSGPALRATGVPFDIRKNEPYLVYEDLDFKVCTETAGDCFARVQVRLNEMRESIYIIEQCLDRIPGGPIFPEGTPYGRRTPVMRVPAGEVFHRVEDPRGEMGMYMVSDGSDKPYRVKVRGPYFPTLQALPPLIKGTTVADVAAISGSMDGCTSEADR comes from the coding sequence ATGGACGAAATGCTTGGACCAAAAGAAATTATCGGACCAAACGAAATGATCGTACACCTGGGCCCTCAGCATCCCATGCAACCCGGACCCTTCAGGTTAAACCTGAGGTTGAAAGGAGAAACTGTAATGGATGCCGAAGTGGAACTGGGTTATATTCACAAAGGCATTGAGAAAATTCTGGAGAGTAAAACCTACCTTCAGGGTATCACTATAGTTGACAGAATCTGCTACCTAGTAGCTCTGACAAATGAAGAATGTTTTGTGGGCTGCGCTGAAAAGCTTCTTGGTATCGAACCTCCAGAGAGAGCTCAGTATATAAGAGTCATTTTAGAAGAACTTTCCAGACTCCAGAGCCACCTGCTCGGCATGGGAGAATTCGGGGAATTCATTGGCTTCGTTTCCATGTTCATGTACACCATCAAAGAAAGGGAAGACATACTTACCCTGATCGACATGGTCACAGGAGCAAGGATTACTCACAGCTACCTGAGGTTCGGAGGAGTGCGTGACGACCTCCCTGCAGGATTTAAAGAAAAAGCCCTTCCTGTCCTGAACAACCTCAAGAAAGTCATCAGTGACTACGAGGAAATGTTCAACTCCGATAGAATTTACAGGGAGAGGACAGTAGGAGTCGGCATCCTGACTGCTGACGTTGCAAAGAGCCTTGGAGTTTCCGGGCCAGCCCTGCGGGCGACAGGCGTTCCTTTCGATATCCGGAAGAATGAACCCTACCTTGTGTATGAGGACCTGGACTTTAAGGTCTGTACTGAAACTGCAGGAGACTGTTTTGCAAGGGTGCAGGTCAGGCTTAACGAGATGCGCGAAAGCATTTACATCATCGAACAGTGCCTTGACAGAATCCCAGGCGGACCTATCTTTCCGGAAGGCACTCCTTACGGCAGAAGGACTCCTGTAATGAGAGTTCCTGCAGGTGAGGTATTCCACAGGGTCGAAGACCCGAGAGGCGAGATGGGAATGTACATGGTTTCCGACGGCTCGGACAAACCTTACAGGGTAAAAGTCAGAGGACCTTACTTCCCTACCCTTCAGGCTCTGCCTCCTCTCATCAAAGGCACGACAGTTGCGGACGTAGCAGCTATTTCAGGCAGTATGGACGGCTGCACCAGTGAAGCGGACAGGTGA
- the fpoA gene encoding F420H2 dehydrogenase subunit FpoA — MIGDTMSGIIDSYIPVAIFLAVGLIMPPMTMFMVKQLSPRSKAASKYTTYESGSIPTGTARIQFNVEYYLYAIAFVLFDIEVLFLYPWATVYKGHGITSIAVVEMFVFIFILLFGYVYLWKKEALTWVK, encoded by the coding sequence TTGATAGGTGATACGATGTCTGGAATAATTGATAGCTATATACCGGTTGCTATATTCCTTGCCGTGGGACTGATTATGCCTCCCATGACAATGTTCATGGTAAAGCAACTGAGTCCGAGGAGCAAAGCAGCCAGCAAATACACAACATACGAATCGGGTTCCATTCCTACCGGGACTGCAAGGATCCAGTTCAATGTTGAGTATTATCTCTATGCAATTGCTTTTGTCCTTTTTGATATTGAGGTCCTTTTCCTTTACCCCTGGGCTACAGTCTATAAGGGGCATGGGATTACCTCAATTGCAGTGGTTGAGATGTTTGTATTTATCTTCATACTGCTCTTCGGATACGTATATCTCTGGAAGAAGGAGGCCCTTACATGGGTGAAATGA
- a CDS encoding phytoene desaturase family protein, with protein sequence MKTIVIGAGLGGLLSAARLSKAGHEVEVFERLPITGGRFTNLSYKGFQLSSGAFHMLPNGPGGPLARLLREIGADVDIVRSEMTTIRVPLKKGNADYVKGFKDISFNDFPSLLSYKDRMKIALLIVSTRKNRPAGSTLQAWIKTQVSDEWLIRFADSFCGWALSLKSDEVPVEEVFEIIENMYRFGGPGIPKGGCKGVIDALEAVILANGGKIHTGQEVSKILIENGKAAGVVVGSKNHEADLVISNLGHAATALLCGEALSGEAGYLKMLETLQPSAGIKICLAADEALVGHSGVLLTPYTRRINGINEVTQADPKLAPPGKHLTMCHQYVAPENVKNLEAEIEMGLADVKEIFSDKRYEVLLIQSYHDEWPVNRAASGTDPGNETPFSGLYIVGDGAKGKGGIEVEGVALGVVSVMGKVLG encoded by the coding sequence ATGAAAACAATCGTTATAGGTGCAGGGCTTGGAGGGCTTTTAAGCGCTGCCCGTTTATCAAAAGCAGGGCATGAGGTTGAAGTTTTTGAAAGGCTTCCTATTACAGGAGGCAGATTTACAAACCTCAGTTACAAAGGATTCCAGCTTTCTAGCGGAGCTTTCCATATGCTTCCTAACGGACCCGGAGGTCCTCTTGCCAGGCTACTCAGGGAAATAGGAGCTGATGTAGATATAGTGCGGTCAGAAATGACCACCATACGCGTACCTCTCAAAAAAGGGAATGCCGATTACGTGAAAGGCTTCAAAGATATCTCTTTTAATGATTTTCCTTCGCTTCTTTCTTATAAGGACCGCATGAAAATTGCCCTTTTGATCGTGAGTACTAGAAAGAACCGCCCCGCAGGAAGTACACTTCAGGCCTGGATAAAGACTCAGGTCAGTGACGAGTGGCTGATAAGATTTGCCGATTCTTTCTGCGGCTGGGCTCTCAGCCTTAAAAGCGACGAAGTCCCGGTAGAAGAAGTTTTTGAGATTATTGAAAATATGTACCGTTTTGGAGGCCCAGGTATCCCTAAAGGAGGGTGTAAAGGAGTCATTGATGCCCTTGAAGCCGTTATTCTTGCAAACGGAGGAAAAATTCATACCGGGCAGGAAGTCTCAAAAATCCTGATTGAAAATGGAAAAGCTGCAGGAGTGGTTGTTGGAAGCAAAAATCACGAAGCTGACCTTGTCATCAGCAATCTTGGTCATGCTGCAACCGCTCTGCTCTGCGGTGAAGCACTTTCCGGAGAGGCAGGTTACCTTAAAATGCTTGAGACCCTTCAACCCTCTGCAGGCATAAAGATCTGCCTTGCCGCAGACGAGGCTCTTGTCGGTCATTCCGGAGTTCTGTTGACTCCCTATACAAGGCGCATAAACGGGATCAATGAAGTAACTCAGGCTGACCCGAAACTGGCTCCTCCTGGAAAGCACCTTACCATGTGCCACCAGTATGTTGCCCCTGAGAATGTAAAGAACCTCGAAGCGGAAATCGAGATGGGGCTTGCTGACGTCAAAGAGATTTTTTCGGATAAAAGGTACGAAGTCCTTCTTATCCAGTCATATCACGATGAATGGCCAGTAAACAGGGCAGCTTCGGGTACGGACCCGGGAAATGAAACTCCTTTTTCCGGACTCTATATTGTCGGAGACGGAGCTAAAGGAAAAGGAGGCATAGAAGTCGAAGGAGTGGCTCTTGGCGTGGTGTCAGTTATGGGAAAAGTCCTGGGCTAA
- the cofH gene encoding 5-amino-6-(D-ribitylamino)uracil--L-tyrosine 4-hydroxyphenyl transferase CofH translates to MNSKIPEDLIERAYQGKSTKEDALLLLDVPPFELFRFADELRDLAVGDTVTYVVNRNINFTSRCVGTCGFCAFRTNNGKVLSIEEIMGKVREAEKANATEVCIQGGLLPDVGLDFYQGIAEAIKAEFPEMHIHSFSPMEVYHASRISGITVKEALRRLKRSGLDTMPGTAAEILSDRVRKIICPSKIRTAEWVEVVRQAHAAGIPTTATMMYGHVETPEERIDHMLIIREIQKETGGITEFVPLPFMPYNNPVGEKMIREGRYATPGLEDLKIYAVSRILLHGHVDNIQASWVKLGKKLAQFSLHCGANDLGGTLMEESISRSAGACHGEMITVDELEWMIHGAGRIPKERTTLYKGAHELASRSHGRTAGCGAFE, encoded by the coding sequence ATGAACAGCAAAATTCCCGAAGACCTCATAGAACGCGCATACCAGGGGAAGAGCACAAAAGAAGATGCTCTTTTGCTCCTGGATGTACCTCCTTTCGAACTTTTCAGGTTTGCAGATGAACTCCGCGACCTGGCAGTAGGAGATACAGTGACTTATGTTGTAAACAGGAACATAAATTTCACAAGTCGCTGTGTAGGTACCTGTGGGTTCTGTGCATTCAGGACAAATAACGGAAAGGTCCTCAGCATCGAAGAAATTATGGGAAAGGTTAGAGAAGCCGAGAAGGCAAACGCCACCGAAGTCTGCATCCAGGGAGGTTTGCTTCCGGATGTTGGCCTGGACTTTTATCAGGGGATTGCAGAAGCCATAAAAGCCGAATTCCCGGAAATGCATATCCACTCTTTTTCGCCGATGGAAGTTTACCACGCCTCACGCATCAGTGGAATTACTGTAAAAGAAGCCCTCAGGAGACTCAAAAGAAGCGGTCTTGATACCATGCCCGGGACAGCAGCAGAAATTCTCTCGGACCGCGTGCGGAAAATAATCTGTCCTTCTAAAATCAGGACCGCAGAATGGGTCGAAGTGGTCAGGCAGGCTCATGCTGCAGGAATCCCTACCACTGCAACCATGATGTACGGGCATGTTGAAACTCCTGAAGAAAGAATTGACCATATGCTGATCATCAGAGAGATTCAGAAAGAAACAGGAGGAATTACGGAATTTGTGCCTCTACCTTTTATGCCCTACAACAATCCCGTGGGAGAAAAGATGATTAGGGAAGGCCGATATGCTACTCCGGGCCTTGAGGACCTGAAAATCTATGCAGTATCCCGTATCCTCTTACACGGACATGTGGACAATATCCAGGCAAGCTGGGTGAAACTGGGAAAGAAACTTGCCCAATTTTCTCTTCACTGTGGAGCCAATGACCTGGGTGGCACACTCATGGAAGAAAGCATCTCCAGATCTGCAGGGGCCTGCCACGGGGAAATGATAACTGTGGATGAACTGGAATGGATGATCCACGGAGCCGGCAGAATACCTAAAGAGAGGACAACCCTGTATAAAGGGGCGCACGAGCTGGCTTCCCGAAGTCATGGAAGGACTGCCGGGTGCGGAGCTTTTGAATAA
- a CDS encoding DUF362 domain-containing protein yields MKINDNCVGCGQCASFCKKGAIEVRGRARATDACVECGLCVPYCPVKAIEVPA; encoded by the coding sequence ATGAAGATAAACGATAACTGTGTAGGGTGCGGCCAGTGCGCTTCTTTTTGCAAAAAAGGAGCAATAGAAGTAAGGGGAAGAGCACGGGCTACTGATGCCTGCGTAGAGTGCGGGTTGTGCGTTCCCTACTGTCCTGTAAAAGCCATAGAGGTACCGGCATGA
- the cofG gene encoding 7,8-didemethyl-8-hydroxy-5-deazariboflavin synthase subunit CofG: MFFIPSEKIPFVTYSKNVFIPVTNICRNQCGYCGFRREPGQPGARLMKPKEVISILENGVKAGCTEALFTFGERAEEVPGYGTMLEELGYSSTLEYVLFLCETAIDIGILPHTNAGIMTLSELKALKPLNASMGLMLESTAVLDAHKDCLGKVPERRLETIRDAGRLEIPYTTGLLIGIGESRDDRIESLEAIAALHTEYGHIQEVIIQNFAPKQGTAMENFPEPGVEEMMDAVALAARILPHDVAVQVAPNLIDPRSLIAKGVTDLGGISPLTIDWINPEAEWPDVKDLQKRLGDIPLKERLPVYPQYVKKGWYSERIGSLIERLSDREGYRKQPEIENAEDLEK, translated from the coding sequence GTGTTTTTCATTCCATCGGAAAAAATTCCTTTCGTAACTTATTCAAAAAACGTTTTCATCCCTGTAACCAATATCTGTAGAAACCAGTGTGGTTACTGCGGCTTTCGGCGGGAACCCGGGCAGCCCGGAGCCCGGCTCATGAAGCCGAAAGAGGTTATTTCTATTCTTGAAAACGGGGTAAAGGCAGGATGTACCGAAGCTCTCTTCACATTCGGGGAGCGTGCAGAAGAAGTACCGGGATACGGCACAATGCTTGAAGAGCTTGGATACTCCTCTACTCTTGAATATGTCCTTTTTCTCTGTGAAACAGCAATTGATATCGGAATTCTTCCCCATACGAATGCAGGAATAATGACCCTCTCGGAACTTAAAGCTTTAAAACCCCTGAATGCGAGTATGGGGCTTATGCTTGAGAGTACGGCAGTTCTGGACGCCCACAAAGACTGCCTGGGAAAAGTTCCGGAACGCAGGCTTGAGACCATCCGGGATGCCGGAAGACTGGAGATTCCTTATACTACAGGCCTCCTTATAGGGATAGGGGAGAGCAGGGATGACAGAATAGAATCACTTGAAGCAATTGCAGCTCTTCATACAGAGTACGGGCATATTCAGGAAGTAATTATTCAGAATTTTGCCCCTAAGCAGGGAACTGCTATGGAAAATTTCCCTGAACCTGGTGTGGAAGAGATGATGGATGCTGTAGCTCTTGCAGCCCGGATCCTGCCTCATGATGTAGCAGTCCAGGTTGCCCCGAATCTCATAGATCCCAGATCCCTTATTGCAAAGGGAGTAACGGACCTTGGAGGCATATCCCCTCTTACAATTGACTGGATCAACCCCGAAGCAGAATGGCCCGACGTAAAGGACCTTCAGAAAAGGCTCGGGGATATTCCGCTTAAAGAACGTCTGCCAGTTTACCCTCAATATGTGAAAAAAGGGTGGTATTCGGAACGAATAGGCAGCCTCATTGAGCGGCTCTCAGATAGGGAAGGCTACAGAAAGCAGCCCGAAATAGAGAACGCGGAGGATTTAGAAAAATGA
- a CDS encoding NADH-quinone oxidoreductase subunit J, which produces MILETVGTALELAVFGLLALVTVFFAIFVVIAKDVVRAGLALIMCMFGVAGLYILLNAQFLGIIQVLVYIGAIGVLILFAVMLTKRELGGGSRAY; this is translated from the coding sequence ATGATCCTTGAAACCGTTGGAACGGCTCTGGAACTCGCCGTTTTCGGACTCCTTGCGCTTGTTACGGTCTTCTTTGCAATCTTTGTGGTCATTGCAAAAGACGTTGTAAGAGCCGGACTTGCCCTGATTATGTGCATGTTCGGAGTTGCAGGGCTTTATATCCTCTTAAATGCCCAGTTCCTTGGAATTATCCAGGTGCTGGTCTACATAGGAGCAATCGGAGTACTGATTCTCTTTGCAGTCATGCTGACAAAGCGAGAACTTGGAGGTGGGTCCCGTGCGTATTAA
- the fpoC gene encoding F420H2 dehydrogenase subunit FpoC — protein MDARTIIESLTGKFPEAISEAGIESPIRIRAYVDSEKAKEVCQYLKDSLQFDHLCSVCGVDYPQRNELEAVYHIASYDHPVVLMLKARLPRDSPEIESIVPVYWNANWYERETYELFGIFFKDHPNLKPLVLPEDMLGEWPLRKDYEGFPNKTARNLV, from the coding sequence ATGGATGCCAGAACAATCATAGAATCATTAACCGGGAAATTTCCGGAGGCAATTTCCGAAGCCGGGATCGAATCTCCAATCCGTATCCGGGCATATGTTGACAGTGAAAAAGCAAAAGAGGTCTGCCAGTACCTTAAAGACTCCCTTCAGTTCGACCACCTCTGCTCGGTGTGCGGAGTTGACTATCCTCAGAGGAACGAGCTCGAAGCAGTGTATCATATAGCATCATATGACCATCCTGTAGTCCTTATGCTTAAAGCAAGGCTACCAAGGGATTCTCCGGAAATAGAATCCATCGTCCCGGTATACTGGAACGCAAACTGGTACGAAAGAGAAACTTACGAACTCTTCGGGATATTCTTTAAAGACCACCCGAATCTGAAGCCTCTTGTGCTTCCCGAAGATATGCTGGGCGAGTGGCCTCTCCGGAAAGACTACGAGGGTTTCCCGAACAAGACAGCAAGAAACCTGGTGTGA
- the fpoK gene encoding F420H2 dehydrogenase subunit FpoK, whose protein sequence is MTAIPLTFYLGLAALLFSIGLYGVMTHKSGIRMIMCIELMLNSANINLVAFSSYTDTLHGQVFAIFSIALAAAEAAVGFAIFMAIYRMHDKINLDELNILRW, encoded by the coding sequence ATGACTGCTATTCCATTAACATTTTATCTGGGTCTTGCAGCTCTGCTCTTTTCAATAGGGCTTTACGGCGTAATGACACATAAAAGCGGTATCAGGATGATCATGTGTATCGAGCTCATGCTGAACTCCGCAAACATTAACCTTGTAGCTTTTTCAAGCTATACTGACACCCTTCATGGTCAGGTCTTTGCCATATTCTCGATTGCCCTTGCGGCTGCCGAAGCTGCAGTAGGGTTTGCAATCTTCATGGCAATCTACAGAATGCATGATAAGATCAACCTTGACGAGCTTAACATTCTGAGGTGGTAA
- the fpoI gene encoding F420H2 dehydrogenase subunit FpoI — translation MVLKNIRYAIKNIPKERVTRLCPEVESPLSERFRGLQVLDKSKCIGCGICANTCPNAAIKIVKAPIAPGSEKQRWFPQIDIGHCLFCGLCIDQCPKGALSSGKEYCKGVVKWTHKDLLMTPEKLAREVDIKEGDKR, via the coding sequence ATGGTTCTCAAAAACATCAGATACGCAATAAAAAACATCCCTAAAGAACGCGTTACCAGGCTGTGTCCGGAAGTGGAAAGCCCGCTCTCCGAAAGGTTCAGAGGCCTTCAGGTCCTTGACAAAAGCAAATGCATAGGCTGTGGGATCTGTGCCAACACCTGCCCTAACGCCGCAATCAAGATCGTAAAAGCCCCGATTGCTCCTGGCAGTGAAAAGCAGAGGTGGTTCCCTCAAATAGACATAGGACACTGCCTTTTCTGCGGGCTCTGCATTGACCAGTGCCCCAAAGGCGCCCTTTCCAGCGGGAAAGAGTACTGCAAAGGTGTGGTAAAATGGACGCACAAAGACCTGCTTATGACTCCTGAAAAGCTTGCAAGGGAAGTAGATATCAAAGAAGGTGATAAGAGATGA
- the fpoH gene encoding F420H2 dehydrogenase subunit FpoH: MVIEIPEFIVPFIPWIRGLVGLSLVGAIFLGAMGAVWIERKLSADIQFRHGPSRVGKFGLLQLVADAIKLFTKEDMRPSNADRLLFDNAPIFMMSSVFLMLVAIPVGAVFINGVEYPLAVTEMDISVLYIEAMSAITIFGIFMIAYGSNNKYSLLGAFRNFARMVGYEVPLGITVVSVAIMTGSLNIVEIAQSQGLLWNIFLQPIGFIVFFIALMADMGRLPFDQNESEEELVAGWITEYTGMRFGLGFFAEYIHMILGSFLVALLFLGGWNVPAFIANNAVLGLIAPTGFLLLKTVLVLMTIIGMRWAVPRFRIDQVVDMSWKKLLPLSLLNLVWAVGLGLYLGA; encoded by the coding sequence ATGGTTATAGAAATTCCAGAATTCATAGTTCCTTTTATACCCTGGATCCGCGGGCTTGTAGGCCTCTCTCTCGTGGGAGCAATTTTCCTCGGAGCAATGGGTGCTGTCTGGATTGAGAGAAAGCTCTCAGCAGACATCCAGTTCAGGCACGGACCGTCAAGGGTAGGCAAGTTCGGGCTCCTGCAGCTGGTAGCCGATGCCATAAAACTCTTCACGAAAGAAGACATGAGACCGAGTAATGCTGACCGTCTTCTCTTTGACAACGCTCCTATTTTCATGATGAGTTCGGTTTTCCTTATGCTTGTTGCAATCCCGGTGGGCGCAGTTTTCATAAACGGGGTCGAGTACCCTCTGGCTGTAACCGAGATGGACATCAGCGTACTTTACATAGAAGCAATGTCCGCGATTACAATTTTTGGTATTTTCATGATTGCCTACGGTTCAAACAATAAGTATTCCCTGCTTGGTGCTTTCAGGAACTTTGCCCGCATGGTAGGGTATGAAGTGCCTCTCGGAATCACTGTTGTCAGTGTTGCTATAATGACAGGCTCCCTGAATATCGTGGAAATTGCCCAGTCTCAGGGGCTGCTCTGGAACATCTTCCTGCAGCCGATCGGGTTCATTGTTTTCTTCATCGCTCTTATGGCTGATATGGGAAGGCTTCCTTTTGACCAGAACGAATCTGAAGAAGAACTCGTTGCAGGCTGGATTACCGAATATACCGGGATGCGTTTCGGGCTCGGTTTCTTTGCCGAATATATTCACATGATCCTTGGCTCTTTCCTCGTAGCACTCCTTTTCCTTGGCGGCTGGAATGTCCCCGCATTTATTGCAAACAACGCGGTGCTTGGCCTTATTGCCCCTACAGGGTTCTTGCTCCTTAAGACCGTGCTTGTGCTTATGACTATTATAGGAATGAGGTGGGCTGTCCCGAGGTTCAGAATCGACCAGGTAGTAGATATGAGCTGGAAAAAACTCCTGCCCCTGTCCCTCCTGAACCTTGTCTGGGCAGTGGGCCTTGGACTCTATCTGGGGGCTTAA
- the cofH gene encoding 5-amino-6-(D-ribitylamino)uracil--L-tyrosine 4-hydroxyphenyl transferase CofH: MYVKKPTTPEDVIERAYRGKCTKEDALLLLEGNPFELFELANDLRASTVGDTVSYVVNRNIYITNKCVGNCGFCAYRTDKGYILSVEEILKKAEEAEKAGAVEVCVQGGYTPEADMEFYLEIIESIKAEFPDLCIHALSSMEVNYAAGISGMSVEEALQRLKKSGLDSLTGTSAEILSDRVRKIICPSKINTHQWIDTITAAHKTGISTNATIMYGHVETLEERLDHVFTIREIQKETGGFTELIPMSFLPYNNPVGEKMLASGKFTSTGLEDLQLIAISRVILHTHVKNIQATWVKLGKKLAQVALQCGANDLGGTLMEDQISTASGGSHGEYVSPAEFEWMIKGAGRIPMQRDTLYRKVEPGFSGQDGSLPNCTKSRIGSKE, translated from the coding sequence ATGTACGTGAAAAAACCGACAACTCCAGAAGACGTAATTGAAAGGGCATACCGGGGAAAATGTACTAAAGAAGATGCCCTTCTCCTGCTTGAAGGAAACCCATTTGAGCTGTTTGAGCTCGCAAATGACCTGCGTGCCAGTACGGTAGGCGATACTGTCAGCTATGTTGTGAACAGGAATATCTATATCACAAACAAATGCGTCGGAAACTGCGGGTTCTGCGCCTACAGGACAGATAAAGGATATATCCTGAGCGTTGAAGAGATCCTGAAAAAAGCTGAAGAAGCAGAAAAAGCCGGAGCTGTTGAAGTCTGCGTCCAGGGAGGGTATACCCCGGAAGCTGACATGGAGTTCTATCTCGAGATTATAGAATCAATAAAGGCTGAATTCCCTGACCTGTGCATTCATGCCCTGTCCTCTATGGAAGTAAATTATGCAGCAGGAATTTCAGGCATGTCGGTTGAAGAAGCCCTGCAAAGGCTTAAAAAAAGCGGGCTTGATTCTCTCACAGGAACTTCAGCCGAGATCCTCTCCGACAGGGTAAGAAAGATTATCTGTCCCTCAAAAATCAATACTCATCAGTGGATTGATACCATAACTGCGGCACATAAAACAGGGATTTCCACTAATGCCACTATTATGTACGGGCATGTCGAAACCCTTGAAGAACGCCTTGACCATGTTTTTACCATCCGCGAGATCCAGAAAGAGACAGGCGGATTTACGGAACTTATCCCTATGTCCTTTTTGCCCTACAATAACCCTGTAGGGGAAAAGATGCTTGCATCCGGAAAATTCACAAGCACAGGACTTGAGGACTTGCAGCTCATAGCTATTTCCCGCGTAATTCTACATACCCACGTTAAAAACATTCAGGCTACCTGGGTAAAATTAGGAAAAAAGCTCGCTCAGGTAGCCCTGCAGTGCGGAGCAAACGACCTTGGAGGCACACTTATGGAAGACCAGATCTCCACAGCATCAGGGGGCAGCCACGGGGAATATGTGTCGCCTGCAGAGTTTGAATGGATGATAAAAGGAGCAGGGAGGATTCCCATGCAGAGGGACACCCTTTATCGAAAGGTCGAACCCGGGTTCTCGGGACAGGACGGTTCACTTCCGAATTGTACAAAATCAAGAATTGGCAGCAAAGAGTAA
- the fpoJ gene encoding F420H2 dehydrogenase subunit FpoJ, giving the protein MRINRALAFLVSLLFVAVIVTGAFGTSWHTVPDLPENPADPSNIEGIGMLIFTQFVAPFEVLSIVLLASLIGAIYIAKGEGNK; this is encoded by the coding sequence GTGCGTATTAACAGGGCTCTGGCTTTTTTAGTATCCCTGCTCTTTGTAGCGGTTATAGTGACAGGAGCTTTCGGGACTTCCTGGCATACGGTTCCGGACCTTCCTGAGAACCCGGCTGACCCGAGTAACATAGAGGGCATAGGTATGCTTATCTTTACTCAGTTTGTCGCACCTTTCGAGGTCCTGTCAATTGTCCTGCTCGCATCCCTTATCGGTGCAATTTATATAGCAAAAGGAGAGGGCAACAAATGA